The following proteins are co-located in the Candidatus Margulisiibacteriota bacterium genome:
- a CDS encoding BrnA antitoxin family protein produces the protein MAIVRMTDEEIKKKYPVTSKDLKLIRKIKDAQIDYSDCPDVAELLAKGQARRVGRPKKEYTKRTISIRLYDYDLAALRKSGRGWQTRISDLVSEQIK, from the coding sequence ATGGCCATAGTTAGAATGACTGACGAGGAGATAAAGAAAAAATATCCGGTCACTTCAAAAGACCTTAAACTTATACGTAAAATCAAGGATGCGCAAATCGATTATTCTGATTGCCCGGATGTCGCTGAGTTGTTAGCCAAAGGCCAGGCGCGCCGCGTTGGCCGTCCTAAAAAAGAATACACGAAAAGAACTATTTCCATTCGTCTTTACGACTACGATCTGGCTGCTTTGCGCAAAAGCGGCCGCGGCTGGCAAACCAGAATTAGCGATTTAGTCAGCGAGCAAATCAAATGA
- a CDS encoding M23 family metallopeptidase, translating into MRKFIWFCALLSCLYSATLNVTPRRPLQGNSVKLELLTETAVQNASVALRGKTVPLYLSAPNKYTTILGTYMDWPTGDYTLKVAYQINNRPYEMPAVITLQDGNFDVETLVIPRQKQEEGATDMTVLSKENATLGTAFRAWKSGSYVSGAFTFPLQNTKTPVTSPYGVQRHYKNYQGQPLYSWAHRGIDYAAVLNTPVYAAQNGIIAVAEQMQVHGGTIVIDHGQGIMSIYNHLAKINVKKDQYVTKNALIGYSGNTGHTTGPHLHYGLSVHDVRVNPQEWFGKK; encoded by the coding sequence ATGCGAAAATTTATTTGGTTTTGCGCGCTGCTCTCCTGCCTGTATTCCGCCACGCTCAATGTCACACCGCGGCGGCCACTGCAGGGCAACAGCGTCAAACTGGAATTACTGACCGAGACCGCGGTGCAAAACGCCAGCGTGGCGCTCCGCGGCAAGACCGTGCCGCTGTATCTCTCCGCGCCCAATAAATACACGACAATACTCGGCACTTATATGGACTGGCCGACCGGTGACTACACGCTCAAAGTCGCTTACCAAATAAATAACCGGCCTTACGAAATGCCCGCGGTCATCACGCTGCAAGATGGCAATTTTGATGTGGAGACGCTGGTCATTCCCCGTCAAAAACAGGAAGAAGGCGCGACGGATATGACCGTGCTGTCCAAAGAAAACGCGACGCTTGGCACGGCTTTTCGCGCCTGGAAAAGCGGCTCGTACGTCAGCGGCGCTTTTACTTTTCCTCTGCAAAACACCAAAACACCGGTCACTTCGCCTTACGGTGTGCAGCGGCATTACAAAAATTATCAGGGGCAGCCGTTGTATTCGTGGGCGCACCGCGGCATTGATTACGCGGCCGTGCTGAATACGCCGGTATACGCGGCGCAGAATGGCATTATCGCTGTGGCCGAGCAAATGCAGGTGCACGGCGGTACTATTGTCATCGATCACGGCCAGGGGATCATGAGCATTTATAATCATCTGGCTAAAATCAATGTCAAAAAAGACCAGTATGTCACGAAAAATGCGTTGATCGGCTATAGCGGCAATACCGGCCATACCACCGGCCCGCATTTGCATTACGGCCTGTCCGTGCACGATGTCCGCGTCAATCCGCAGGAATGGTTCGGCAAAAAATGA
- a CDS encoding DUF1902 domain-containing protein, with protein sequence MQNYNIALVWDEEAQVWLAKNDQIPLAMESGSFDALIERVKTAVPELLELNAEKHQAVHLLFKAERLAQVA encoded by the coding sequence ATGCAAAATTATAATATTGCTTTGGTTTGGGACGAAGAAGCGCAGGTGTGGCTGGCCAAAAATGACCAAATACCGCTGGCTATGGAATCCGGCTCCTTTGACGCGCTGATTGAACGTGTAAAAACTGCTGTGCCGGAGCTGCTGGAGCTCAATGCGGAAAAACACCAGGCTGTGCATCTGTTATTTAAAGCTGAAAGACTAGCCCAGGTCGCTTAA
- a CDS encoding type II toxin-antitoxin system HicA family toxin, protein MAEFEKKVRAKLKENGCSFQRRGKGDHDIWYSPISNHYFPVDSRIKSRHTANAIMKQAGVDFHF, encoded by the coding sequence ATGGCTGAATTTGAAAAAAAGGTTCGCGCTAAACTCAAAGAGAACGGCTGTTCTTTCCAGCGGCGCGGCAAAGGAGACCATGACATCTGGTACAGTCCTATATCCAATCATTACTTTCCGGTGGATAGCCGGATCAAATCCCGCCACACGGCTAATGCTATTATGAAGCAGGCCGGCGTTGATTTTCATTTTTAG
- a CDS encoding shikimate dehydrogenase, translated as MVKKIYVIGWPVEHSLSPEMHNAAFRALGLDYVYEKLAAPPEELAAVLHKLRQDPDCAGANITIPHKKAAAALADELDRGARECGSVNTLVCRAGRLVGYSADGAGYLAGLRADNIDPGNKNIVLFGNGGAAQSIIPVLRPLAKKLTIVARQDTRPDIGAADIVINATSVGMSPRVDATILPEPELLAQIHSGQIFSDIVYAPRQTLFLKNAAARGAVIHEGWKMLLWQGALAFELFTGQPAPVEIMQKALLEKLQDTLEKGAE; from the coding sequence ATGGTGAAAAAAATTTACGTTATTGGCTGGCCGGTCGAGCACAGCTTATCGCCGGAGATGCACAACGCCGCTTTTCGCGCGCTGGGACTGGATTATGTCTACGAAAAACTGGCGGCGCCGCCGGAAGAGTTGGCCGCGGTTTTGCATAAACTGCGCCAGGATCCGGATTGCGCGGGGGCCAATATCACTATTCCGCACAAAAAAGCCGCGGCGGCGCTAGCCGATGAGCTGGACAGGGGCGCGCGGGAGTGCGGCTCGGTCAACACGCTAGTCTGCCGCGCGGGCCGATTAGTCGGTTACAGCGCTGATGGCGCCGGTTATCTGGCCGGACTGCGGGCGGACAATATCGACCCCGGGAACAAGAACATCGTGCTTTTCGGTAACGGCGGCGCCGCGCAGAGTATTATCCCTGTTTTGCGGCCGCTGGCCAAAAAATTGACTATCGTCGCCAGACAGGATACTCGTCCGGACATAGGCGCGGCGGATATTGTGATCAACGCCACTTCGGTCGGCATGTCTCCACGGGTGGACGCGACTATACTGCCGGAGCCGGAATTACTGGCGCAGATCCATAGCGGCCAGATATTTTCGGACATAGTTTACGCTCCGCGCCAGACCCTGTTTTTAAAGAACGCCGCCGCCAGAGGCGCGGTCATTCACGAAGGCTGGAAGATGCTGCTCTGGCAGGGCGCGCTGGCTTTTGAATTATTTACCGGCCAGCCCGCGCCGGTGGAAATTATGCAAAAAGCGCTGCTGGAAAAATTACAGGATACGCTGGAGAAAGGAGCAGAGTGA
- a CDS encoding DUF374 domain-containing protein: MFVGLTQFFKKKGLIWLYRLISPTLRLDCAELDALTAQYLQAGRSILFCCWHEVTFAGFYWFRRRDAGVLMEASLKGDVLAAMANSYGMRDFRITDDHKSPQTVRGTVGFIKHLRAGHCGVIALDGPNGPRRAAKSGMVRIAEKANAVIFPIGAAYSRKIIFRGRWDKYQLPLWGSRAALRVLQPLEIPPELTPEQEKALQEEIVRDLNKAMELAENAVKKQKPGV, translated from the coding sequence ATGTTTGTCGGTTTGACGCAATTTTTTAAGAAAAAAGGACTGATCTGGCTGTACCGCCTGATCTCGCCGACGCTGCGGCTGGACTGCGCGGAATTAGACGCCCTGACCGCTCAGTATTTGCAGGCTGGCCGGAGTATTCTTTTTTGCTGCTGGCACGAAGTGACTTTTGCGGGCTTTTATTGGTTCCGCCGCCGCGACGCCGGTGTGCTCATGGAAGCCTCGCTCAAAGGCGATGTGCTGGCGGCTATGGCCAATTCCTACGGTATGCGAGATTTTCGGATAACCGACGATCACAAAAGCCCGCAAACTGTGCGCGGGACAGTTGGCTTTATCAAACATCTCAGGGCAGGGCATTGCGGCGTTATCGCGCTCGACGGGCCAAATGGGCCGCGGCGCGCGGCCAAGTCCGGCATGGTCAGGATCGCCGAAAAAGCCAATGCGGTGATCTTTCCGATCGGCGCGGCTTATTCACGCAAAATTATTTTCCGCGGGCGCTGGGATAAATATCAATTGCCGCTCTGGGGTTCCCGGGCGGCGCTGCGCGTGCTCCAGCCGCTGGAAATCCCGCCGGAGTTGACCCCGGAGCAGGAAAAAGCTTTGCAGGAAGAGATCGTCCGTGATCTGAATAAAGCTATGGAACTGGCGGAAAATGCGGTAAAAAAGCAAAAGCCCGGGGTTTAA
- a CDS encoding sigma 54-interacting transcriptional regulator: MKAPAANRELEELSVLFELSQKINISNDLQDILNTILDILSRKMGMTRGTVTLLKPYTDDLIIEAAHGLSYDAKQRGHYKLGEGITGKVAASGKPMIISNISDEPRFLNKTKTRSELDKQNISFICVPIKVGKETIGVLNVDKLFQKDIALDEDLRLLMIISSMLGQAVKIHRAINEERDKLRAEAEKLRSQLSEKFNFTNIIGNSSQMHDVYVQIHQASKGNASILIRGESGTGKELVAQAIHYNSIRSARPFVKVNCAAIPAELIETELFGHEKGAFTGAHQQKKGKFELAHGGTIFLDEVGDLSMPTQVKLLRVLQEKEFERVGGVETIKTNFRLISATNKNLETMIKDSLFREDLYYRLNVFSIFLPPLRDRRTDILLLAEHFLKTYAEENNKKINRISTPAIDMMMTYHWPGNVRELENCIERAVLVCEGETIHGHHLPPSLQTNTQRGQTEEISFEEKVATYEKDLIIDALKATRGNISKTAELLHTTVRIIGYKMKQYALDYKTYR; this comes from the coding sequence ATGAAAGCTCCCGCCGCCAATCGTGAACTGGAAGAGTTGAGCGTTCTTTTTGAGTTGAGCCAAAAGATCAATATTTCCAACGATCTGCAGGATATTCTGAACACGATTCTGGACATTCTCTCGCGCAAAATGGGCATGACGCGCGGCACGGTCACTCTGCTCAAACCGTACACTGACGACCTGATCATCGAGGCGGCGCACGGCCTGTCTTACGACGCCAAACAGCGCGGGCATTACAAGCTGGGCGAAGGCATCACCGGCAAAGTCGCCGCCAGCGGCAAACCGATGATCATTTCCAATATCAGCGACGAACCGCGTTTTTTGAATAAAACCAAAACTCGCAGTGAATTGGACAAGCAAAATATTTCTTTTATCTGCGTGCCGATCAAAGTCGGCAAAGAAACGATCGGCGTTCTGAATGTGGACAAGCTTTTTCAAAAAGATATTGCTCTCGATGAAGATCTGCGCTTGCTGATGATCATTTCCTCAATGCTTGGCCAGGCCGTCAAGATCCACCGCGCCATCAATGAAGAGCGCGACAAACTGCGTGCCGAGGCCGAAAAACTGCGCTCACAGCTGAGCGAAAAATTTAATTTCACCAATATTATCGGCAACAGCAGCCAGATGCACGATGTGTATGTGCAGATCCATCAGGCCAGCAAAGGCAACGCCTCGATCCTGATCCGCGGCGAGTCCGGCACCGGCAAAGAACTGGTCGCGCAAGCCATTCATTACAATTCGATACGCTCCGCCAGGCCTTTTGTCAAAGTCAACTGCGCGGCTATCCCCGCGGAGCTGATCGAAACCGAGCTTTTTGGCCACGAAAAAGGCGCGTTCACCGGCGCTCATCAGCAGAAAAAAGGCAAGTTTGAGCTGGCGCACGGCGGCACGATTTTCCTGGATGAAGTCGGCGATCTGTCCATGCCGACGCAGGTCAAATTATTGCGTGTGCTTCAAGAAAAAGAGTTCGAAAGGGTCGGTGGGGTCGAGACTATCAAAACCAATTTTCGCCTGATCTCCGCCACCAATAAAAACCTCGAAACCATGATCAAGGACAGTCTTTTCCGGGAAGACCTGTATTACCGGCTCAATGTTTTCAGTATATTCCTGCCGCCGCTGCGCGACCGCCGCACGGATATTTTGCTTTTGGCCGAGCATTTTCTCAAAACTTACGCCGAGGAAAACAACAAAAAGATCAACCGCATTTCCACGCCGGCAATCGACATGATGATGACCTATCACTGGCCGGGCAATGTGCGTGAGCTGGAAAACTGCATCGAGCGCGCGGTTTTAGTCTGCGAAGGCGAGACTATTCACGGACACCATTTGCCGCCGTCGCTGCAAACCAACACGCAGCGCGGGCAGACCGAGGAGATCTCTTTTGAGGAAAAAGTCGCCACTTACGAAAAAGACCTGATCATCGACGCGCTCAAGGCCACGCGCGGCAATATCAGCAAGACCGCGGAGCTGCTGCATACGACCGTGCGCATCATCGGCTACAAAATGAAACAATACGCGCTGGATTATAAGACTTACCGGTAA
- a CDS encoding PIN domain-containing protein gives MAKIFIDSNILVYALDKYHKKKQLLARQTLKSIVENNNAVISTQVLQEFYTVCTRKLQLAPLRVKEYVHNYSENLEVVQNSPELIERGIDISIISQISFWDALLIASAEYAKCSELITEDLNAGQIINGLKIRNPFAA, from the coding sequence GTGGCTAAAATTTTTATAGACAGCAATATACTGGTCTATGCGCTGGATAAATATCACAAAAAGAAACAGCTGCTCGCGAGGCAGACGCTAAAAAGCATCGTGGAAAATAACAACGCCGTAATATCCACGCAGGTGTTGCAGGAATTTTACACTGTCTGCACCAGAAAATTGCAGCTCGCTCCTTTGCGGGTAAAAGAATATGTGCATAATTACAGTGAAAATTTAGAAGTGGTGCAAAACAGCCCGGAGCTGATCGAGCGAGGCATAGATATTAGTATAATTTCTCAAATATCTTTTTGGGACGCCCTGCTAATTGCCTCCGCGGAATACGCCAAATGTTCCGAATTGATCACCGAAGACCTGAACGCTGGCCAAATAATAAACGGCCTAAAAATAAGAAATCCTTTTGCCGCTTAG
- the ahcY gene encoding adenosylhomocysteinase — MADYKVADLSLAEWGRKEISIAEKEMPGLLALREKYGREKPLKGVRISGSLHMTVQTAVLIETLTALGAEVRWCSCNIFSTQDHAAAAIAKAGIPVFAWKGESLEDYWRCTSQALTFPGDQGPQLIVDDGGDATLLIHKGYELENGSDWVKTPSGSHEEDIIKKLLISEKNKSRWHDVVKEWQGVSEETTTGVHRLYQMREAGRLLVPAINVNDSVTKSKFDNLYGCRESLADGIKRATDVMIAGKVAVVCGYGDVGKGCARSMRGFGARVIVTEIDPICALQAALEGFEVTAVEDTLGIGDVYVTTTGNTDIITLEHLQKMKDQAIVCNIGHFDNEIQVDRLNAAPGVKKLNIKPQVDQYTFPDGRAIFLLAEGRLVNLGCATGHPSFVMSNSFANQTLAQLDLWKNKDVYKPGVYRLSKVLDEEVARLHLAKIGVKLTKLTKKQADYLGVPLNGPYKAEHYRY; from the coding sequence ATGGCGGATTACAAAGTAGCGGATCTAAGTTTAGCGGAGTGGGGCAGGAAAGAGATTTCCATTGCCGAAAAAGAAATGCCTGGACTGCTGGCTCTGCGGGAAAAATACGGCCGGGAAAAACCGCTTAAAGGCGTGCGGATCTCCGGCAGCCTGCACATGACTGTACAGACCGCCGTCCTGATTGAGACACTGACCGCTCTCGGCGCCGAGGTGCGCTGGTGCAGCTGTAATATTTTTTCCACGCAGGATCATGCCGCCGCCGCTATCGCCAAAGCCGGAATACCGGTCTTTGCCTGGAAAGGCGAAAGTTTAGAGGATTATTGGCGGTGCACGAGTCAGGCTCTGACTTTCCCCGGCGATCAGGGCCCTCAATTGATCGTCGATGACGGCGGCGACGCGACTTTGCTTATCCACAAAGGCTATGAGCTGGAGAACGGCTCTGACTGGGTCAAAACTCCGTCGGGCAGCCATGAAGAAGATATTATAAAAAAACTGTTAATTTCAGAAAAAAACAAGAGCCGCTGGCATGACGTGGTCAAAGAATGGCAAGGCGTGTCTGAAGAAACGACCACCGGCGTGCACCGCCTCTATCAGATGCGGGAAGCCGGGCGTCTTCTCGTGCCGGCTATTAACGTTAATGATTCCGTGACCAAATCCAAATTTGACAATCTTTATGGCTGCCGCGAGTCGCTGGCCGACGGCATTAAACGCGCCACCGATGTCATGATCGCCGGCAAGGTCGCCGTGGTTTGCGGCTATGGCGATGTCGGCAAAGGCTGCGCGCGGTCTATGCGCGGCTTTGGCGCGCGGGTGATCGTGACGGAGATCGACCCGATCTGCGCTTTGCAGGCCGCGCTGGAGGGTTTTGAAGTGACGGCTGTCGAGGACACGCTGGGGATCGGCGATGTGTACGTGACGACCACCGGCAATACGGATATTATCACGCTCGAACACCTGCAAAAAATGAAAGATCAGGCCATAGTCTGCAATATCGGCCATTTTGATAATGAGATACAGGTCGATCGCTTGAACGCCGCGCCGGGTGTTAAAAAATTGAATATTAAACCGCAGGTAGACCAGTATACTTTCCCCGACGGACGCGCGATCTTTTTGCTGGCCGAAGGGCGTTTGGTCAATCTCGGCTGCGCGACTGGCCACCCGTCATTTGTCATGTCCAATTCTTTTGCCAATCAAACCCTGGCGCAGCTCGATTTGTGGAAAAACAAAGACGTGTACAAGCCCGGCGTATACCGTTTGTCCAAAGTCCTGGACGAAGAAGTCGCCCGTCTGCATCTGGCCAAGATCGGCGTTAAGTTGACCAAGTTGACCAAGAAGCAGGCGGATTATCTCGGCGTGCCGCTCAACGGCCCGTACAAAGCAGAACATTACCGGTACTAA
- a CDS encoding PfkB family carbohydrate kinase, translating to MTKLLLAGTVAYDSLRTPRGERPRILGGSALHAAVAASILLERVNLLSVVGGDFEAEYLDFLQKRGVDLRGLKTIKEGQTFAWRGFYEKDLNEAHTVQTDLNVLTQFDPALPPEYLDSGFVFLGNIDPVLQTKIFAQLPARKFGALDTMNYWIASQKTDLLKAIAGADLLFINDAEIRQLTGEDNLLRAARGLLMTGRLRYVIIKKGEHGALLISEKQVAATPSMPLDEIIDPTGAGDSFAGGFMSYIASASTALSASGLDWAVLRAALVYATIVASFNVQGFGCERLAEITKADLDERLKVFREITRITVP from the coding sequence CGGCGTTGCACGCGGCGGTGGCGGCTTCTATATTATTGGAGCGAGTTAATCTTTTAAGCGTGGTCGGCGGCGATTTCGAAGCGGAATATCTGGACTTTTTGCAAAAGCGCGGTGTGGATCTGCGAGGACTCAAGACAATAAAAGAAGGCCAGACTTTTGCCTGGCGCGGCTTTTACGAAAAAGATTTGAACGAGGCGCACACCGTGCAGACCGATCTCAATGTGCTGACCCAGTTTGACCCCGCGCTGCCGCCGGAATATCTCGACAGCGGCTTTGTTTTTTTGGGTAATATCGACCCTGTCCTGCAGACTAAAATCTTTGCGCAATTGCCCGCGCGGAAATTTGGCGCGCTGGACACGATGAATTACTGGATCGCCAGTCAAAAAACAGATCTTTTAAAAGCCATAGCCGGAGCCGATCTGCTTTTTATCAATGACGCGGAGATACGTCAGCTGACCGGCGAGGACAATCTGCTACGCGCGGCGCGCGGACTTTTAATGACCGGCCGCCTGCGCTATGTTATAATCAAAAAAGGCGAGCATGGAGCGTTGCTGATCTCCGAAAAACAGGTAGCCGCCACGCCGTCCATGCCTCTGGACGAGATAATTGACCCGACTGGCGCGGGGGATAGTTTTGCCGGCGGTTTTATGAGTTATATTGCCAGCGCTTCGACAGCGCTCAGCGCGAGCGGTCTGGATTGGGCTGTTTTGCGCGCCGCGCTGGTTTATGCCACCATAGTCGCGTCTTTCAATGTGCAGGGTTTCGGCTGCGAAAGACTGGCGGAAATAACCAAAGCGGATTTGGACGAAAGATTAAAGGTTTTTCGTGAAATAACGCGAATTACCGTTCCCTGA